One stretch of Nitrospirota bacterium DNA includes these proteins:
- the nrfD gene encoding NrfD/PsrC family molybdoenzyme membrane anchor subunit produces the protein MVHGELWTVKELFVTPNEYIYWSIQIVMYPFMTGLVAGAFVLSSLYHVFGIQKLKNMARFALVFSFALLFAAPMPIVLHLQFPFRGVEIFMTPHFTSAIAAFGIVFFTYGAIVASELWFLYRKHFVEVSLKLREKQDKTLVEWIRYFIFCSLTLGVYDVSEESLHRDEKAIKFLAGLGIPVACFLHGYAGFIFGSVKANALWMTPLMPVIFIMSAIVSGIALCMLTYIVTMEIRKFLAKRKRASYAGLPSQEQLKSVEISVVQMTAKYLLAFMVAAISLELLDIIFRGYTAVKSWDILRSVIYERDFGDIFILQYGIGNLLPLIMFLVPGLTIRRAVLASVLVLFGVFMMRWNVVIGGQAFSLTFAGYMHYHLPIVPHNWETVKEGLVGALGIFIMPFVLFTVITKIFPVFESQEAH, from the coding sequence ATGGTACACGGAGAACTTTGGACCGTCAAGGAACTGTTCGTCACTCCCAATGAATACATCTACTGGAGCATACAGATCGTCATGTACCCCTTCATGACGGGGCTCGTGGCCGGGGCCTTCGTGCTCTCCTCGCTCTACCACGTGTTCGGCATCCAGAAGCTGAAGAACATGGCGCGGTTCGCGCTGGTCTTCTCCTTTGCCCTGCTCTTCGCCGCGCCCATGCCGATCGTGCTCCATCTGCAGTTTCCCTTTCGCGGCGTCGAGATCTTCATGACCCCGCACTTCACCTCGGCCATCGCAGCCTTCGGCATCGTGTTCTTCACCTACGGCGCGATCGTCGCTTCGGAGCTCTGGTTCCTCTACCGGAAGCACTTTGTGGAGGTATCGCTCAAGCTCAGGGAAAAGCAGGACAAGACCCTGGTCGAATGGATCAGGTACTTCATCTTCTGCTCCCTGACGCTCGGCGTGTACGACGTCAGCGAAGAGTCGCTCCACCGGGACGAAAAGGCCATCAAGTTCCTTGCCGGGCTCGGCATTCCCGTGGCCTGCTTTCTCCACGGCTACGCGGGGTTCATCTTCGGTTCGGTGAAGGCCAACGCGCTCTGGATGACCCCGCTCATGCCGGTCATCTTCATCATGTCCGCGATCGTTTCCGGCATCGCGCTCTGCATGCTCACCTATATCGTGACCATGGAGATACGGAAGTTCCTCGCCAAACGCAAGAGGGCCTCCTATGCCGGCCTGCCGTCGCAGGAGCAGCTCAAGAGCGTCGAGATCAGCGTCGTGCAGATGACGGCGAAGTATCTTCTGGCATTCATGGTGGCGGCGATCAGCCTCGAACTTCTGGACATCATATTCCGGGGCTATACCGCGGTCAAGTCGTGGGATATCTTGAGAAGCGTCATTTACGAACGGGATTTCGGCGATATCTTCATCCTGCAGTACGGCATCGGCAATCTCCTCCCACTCATCATGTTCCTGGTCCCGGGGCTGACGATCCGCCGGGCAGTCCTTGCCAGCGTTCTTGTGCTGTTCGGCGTTTTCATGATGCGGTGGAACGTCGTGATCGGCGGCCAGGCCTTCTCGCTCACCTTTGCCGGCTACATGCATTATCACTTGCCGATCGTGCCCCATAACTGGGAAACGGTCAAGGAGGGCCTCGTCGGCGCGCTCGGCATCTTCATCATGCCCTTTGTCCTGTTCACGGTGATCACCAAGATATTCCCCGTGTTCGAAAGCCAGGAAGCCCATTGA
- a CDS encoding cytochrome c3 family protein — protein MTNKERALVPVSLVFLVILTAFAALAAEPETPSKKFFVPPPPFTPGIFPCSQCHAGMPVNRQPRKLEMHQEIVLKHMPGGWCFDCHNPSNRDMLRLANGKLVPFDESYNLCGQCHGTILREWKAGLHGKRTGMWNGEKQYRLCVHCHWPHDPRFKPLKPLPPPVKPSDIK, from the coding sequence ATGACCAACAAAGAAAGAGCTCTCGTTCCTGTCTCGCTCGTGTTTCTGGTCATCCTTACGGCGTTCGCCGCGCTCGCGGCCGAACCGGAAACCCCCAGCAAGAAGTTCTTCGTTCCTCCCCCGCCGTTCACTCCCGGGATCTTCCCCTGCTCCCAGTGCCACGCAGGCATGCCGGTAAACAGGCAGCCCCGGAAGCTCGAAATGCACCAGGAGATCGTGCTGAAGCACATGCCCGGCGGCTGGTGCTTCGACTGCCACAATCCTTCCAATCGCGACATGCTGCGCCTCGCCAACGGCAAGCTCGTTCCGTTCGATGAATCGTACAACCTCTGCGGCCAGTGTCACGGCACGATCCTGCGCGAATGGAAGGCCGGGCTGCACGGGAAGAGGACCGGCATGTGGAACGGCGAGAAGCAGTACCGCCTCTGCGTCCATTGCCACTGGCCCCATGATCCCCGGTTCAAGCCCTTAAAGCCGCTGCCGCCCCCGGTGAAACCGTCCGATATCAAGTAG